The Actinomycetes bacterium region ACGGCGACGACGACCAGATCGTTCCCATCGACGCCTCCGCCCGGCGGCCGGGGAGTTGGTCGAGGACGCGACCCTGAAGGTCTATCCCGGTGCTTCGGGTCGACGTCCGGGCCGGCGCTGGGCGCCTGGTGGCTACTGACGGGCTTGGCTTCTCCGCGTAAGAGAACACCTTCAGTTAAGCAGTTAAGTGCTCTCCTGACCGCTGGACCCTCCTCGCCCACCGATCCCGTCCACCAGCGGGACGAGCAGGTCTATAAAATTTAATGAGCTCCTTGCGAACTGCATGATCTACAACACGACCGTGGACCTGACCAACCTGGTCAACGAACTGGTCGATGAGGGACACACCATCCGCCGCGACGACCTGGGCACCATCTCCCCGTACATCACCAGCAAGACCCGCCGGTTCGGCGACTGGGTGGTCAACTTGGAGCCGCCGGATGACCAGGTGGCCCGTCTCAACCTGCCCGAGGAGGACGAGGACGGCGAGCAGCCGGCCGCGGCGTAGCTCAGCCGTGTCGGGTGCGGAGCTTGTCGACGAGATGGGGCCAGGCCGTAGTTGAACGCGTCGGCGCCGGAGACGCCGGGCACGATCGTGTTGATGTGGCCGCTCAGGTACGGATACTCCTCCGGCGGCAGGGTGGCCAGGGCGGTGCGGGTGCGCCGCTGGGCGCCGGCCGGGTCCAAGTGGTCCACGTAGGCGGCGCAGCCCAGGGTGAACAGGTACGTGGAGCGGTACGCCTTGATCGCCTCCTCGGGAGGAAAGCCGGCGTCGCCGAGCAAAGCCAAGCCGCGTTCGGCCAGGCGCACCACTCCCGGCGACAGGAAGGGCCTGGTGAGCCGCAGCCGAACCAGGCCCGAACCACCAAGAACGGACGAGACGTGACC contains the following coding sequences:
- a CDS encoding Tn3 family transposase, whose product is MKFNELLANCMIYNTTVDLTNLVNELVDEGHTIRRDDLGTISPYITSKTRRFGDWVVNLEPPDDQVARLNLPEEDEDGEQPAAA